One segment of Anatilimnocola aggregata DNA contains the following:
- a CDS encoding DUF1553 domain-containing protein — protein MTELLDTYREKSRAESATRVSNEWQLHGKLKAWPSTYFLFDRRLPTMIDFVRPAVFGCLLGLFAQTALAQNDTDDAPASAAGAYAEIIEADQPIAWWRFQQEKKDAAQSWAQPVAGENATAKFAEVEIVGKVTATDPGPRPPRLPLFTAANTAAKFGTGNYLRLADPGDKSPFDFEKGDSITLEAWVNPSKLGDGQQVYLIGKGRTGNAGFAKDNQNYALRIHGAGGQAKISFLFRSADNRRGEQDDWHRWNSTASFSVGTGWHYLAVTYRFGDAKSIRGFIDGKPTGGAWDYGGPSDEAPVVDNDEIWLGTASGGNAANSYQGLLDEVAIYRTALSAERIAARWKVIQPEGYVTKLPLKSDEVLVEVFEGLPDAWSWDFVYPQPTERWSDVRFALSAAPQKYGEHGTRIDRGSPHVLWYSSKLNLPAGEQRLLLRSRHAARLYLDGKLVVQNPFPSGRTDGHNAWMPVTSKISKNIRALQPGDQENVVELKITPGLHELRLEVFVAGKKRRHELGETSVSIAPAGSDAFQIVSCQNESFPLSDEAWLAFEDAQRLRLRDMNQLRRAQAGREYNEYWNKRHQYAQAVIKELPAIEKGTSTAATIDRFIGERLKKEGVEPTALLDDTAFVRRIYLDIVGVGPAAEQVQSFVNDKGSDRRARLIDQLLAQPGWADNWMGYWQDVLAENPNIINPTLNNTGPFRFWLYESLLDNKPFDRFATDLVLMDGSPRQGGPGGFAIASENDAPMAAKSHVLAKALLGMEMNCARCHDAPFHPFKQEQLFNLAAMLGRATQSLPKTSTIPGGAGALKSDIVKISLKPGDKIAPTWPFAGDLQFDLPADVVRKQGDTREELALRLTLPQNERTAEVLVNRFWQRYLGRGIVEPVDDWEQGTPSHPELLEYLARQFIESGYDMKQLARAIFNSQAYQRQTSSDLKLNKLFAAPVRRRLSAEQVLDSLFAAADKRLHCEELNIDVDGSRLEASSISLGLPERAWQFTSLSNERDRPSLSLPSAQPHLNVLEAFGWRASRQDPLTVREKEPTVLQPAVIANGTAAKRIAQMSEDSRFTRAAVGAKSPADFTREVYLQILGREPTAGEFSLGNELLTAGFDKRLTGAKAGPIPSQPARDGVSWSNHLQSKANEIRVQRAEEVERGDPPTTLLTEDWRMRAEDLVWALMNSPEFVFVP, from the coding sequence ATGACCGAATTGTTGGACACTTACAGGGAGAAGTCCCGTGCTGAATCGGCGACCAGAGTCTCGAACGAATGGCAGCTGCACGGTAAACTAAAAGCTTGGCCCTCCACCTACTTTCTCTTCGATCGGCGGCTTCCCACGATGATCGACTTTGTTCGCCCGGCTGTGTTCGGCTGTTTGCTCGGCCTGTTTGCGCAGACCGCCCTCGCCCAAAACGACACCGACGATGCTCCCGCCTCTGCAGCGGGTGCGTATGCCGAAATCATCGAGGCCGATCAGCCGATCGCCTGGTGGCGCTTTCAGCAAGAGAAAAAGGACGCAGCCCAGAGTTGGGCTCAGCCTGTCGCTGGCGAGAACGCCACTGCTAAGTTTGCCGAAGTGGAGATCGTCGGCAAAGTGACTGCCACCGATCCGGGACCACGACCGCCGCGGTTGCCGTTGTTCACCGCCGCCAATACAGCTGCCAAGTTTGGTACGGGGAACTATCTGCGGCTGGCCGATCCTGGTGACAAGAGCCCCTTCGATTTCGAAAAGGGCGACTCGATCACGCTCGAAGCTTGGGTCAATCCGAGCAAGTTGGGCGATGGCCAGCAGGTCTATCTGATTGGCAAGGGGCGCACGGGGAATGCCGGTTTCGCTAAGGACAATCAAAACTACGCCCTCCGCATTCATGGGGCTGGTGGTCAGGCGAAGATTAGTTTTCTGTTCCGCAGCGCCGATAATCGCCGCGGCGAGCAAGACGACTGGCATCGCTGGAATAGCACGGCGAGCTTTAGCGTGGGGACCGGCTGGCATTATCTGGCGGTGACTTACAGATTTGGCGATGCGAAGTCGATCCGCGGGTTTATCGATGGCAAGCCAACGGGCGGAGCATGGGATTACGGCGGTCCGAGCGACGAAGCACCGGTAGTCGATAACGACGAAATTTGGCTGGGGACGGCGTCGGGCGGCAACGCTGCGAATTCCTATCAAGGGCTGCTCGACGAAGTGGCCATTTATCGCACGGCGCTCTCGGCCGAACGCATCGCCGCGCGGTGGAAGGTAATTCAGCCCGAAGGCTATGTCACCAAGTTGCCGCTTAAGTCGGACGAAGTGCTGGTCGAGGTGTTCGAAGGTCTGCCCGATGCGTGGTCGTGGGACTTTGTCTATCCGCAGCCCACGGAGCGCTGGTCGGACGTTCGCTTTGCCCTGTCGGCGGCACCACAGAAGTATGGCGAACATGGCACGCGAATCGATCGCGGCAGTCCGCACGTCCTCTGGTATTCGAGCAAATTGAATCTACCCGCGGGCGAACAGCGGTTGCTGCTCCGGTCGCGGCATGCCGCGCGGCTTTACTTGGATGGCAAACTGGTCGTGCAGAATCCGTTTCCTTCGGGCCGCACCGATGGACACAACGCCTGGATGCCGGTGACCAGCAAAATCTCGAAGAACATTCGCGCGCTGCAGCCCGGCGACCAGGAAAACGTGGTGGAGCTCAAGATCACTCCAGGATTGCATGAATTGCGCTTGGAAGTCTTCGTCGCCGGCAAGAAGCGGCGGCATGAGTTGGGCGAGACATCGGTTTCAATCGCACCGGCAGGTAGTGACGCGTTTCAAATCGTCAGTTGCCAGAATGAGTCGTTTCCGCTGAGTGACGAAGCCTGGCTGGCCTTTGAAGATGCCCAGCGGTTGCGACTGCGAGACATGAATCAGCTGCGTCGCGCGCAGGCTGGCCGTGAGTACAACGAGTATTGGAACAAACGCCATCAGTATGCCCAGGCAGTTATCAAAGAACTGCCCGCGATTGAAAAAGGAACTTCGACGGCAGCGACCATCGATCGATTCATTGGCGAGAGACTGAAGAAAGAAGGGGTTGAACCGACCGCACTACTCGACGACACAGCATTCGTGCGGCGGATTTATCTCGACATCGTCGGTGTCGGCCCCGCCGCCGAGCAAGTCCAGTCCTTCGTGAATGACAAGGGCTCCGATCGCCGCGCCCGCTTGATCGACCAGTTGCTCGCGCAACCGGGTTGGGCCGACAACTGGATGGGTTATTGGCAGGATGTGCTGGCCGAGAATCCGAACATCATCAACCCCACGCTCAACAACACGGGGCCATTTCGCTTTTGGCTATACGAGTCACTGCTCGACAACAAACCGTTCGATCGATTTGCCACAGACTTGGTGCTGATGGACGGCAGCCCGCGGCAGGGTGGGCCCGGTGGCTTCGCGATCGCCAGCGAAAACGATGCTCCCATGGCGGCCAAATCGCACGTTCTTGCCAAGGCCTTGCTCGGCATGGAAATGAACTGTGCCCGTTGTCACGACGCGCCGTTTCATCCCTTCAAGCAAGAGCAACTGTTCAACCTGGCGGCCATGTTGGGGCGGGCGACACAGTCGTTGCCGAAAACCAGCACCATTCCCGGTGGTGCCGGCGCGCTGAAGTCGGACATCGTCAAAATTTCGCTCAAACCGGGCGACAAGATCGCCCCGACCTGGCCCTTTGCCGGCGATTTGCAATTCGACCTCCCCGCCGATGTGGTTCGCAAACAAGGCGATACGCGCGAAGAACTGGCGCTGCGGTTGACCTTGCCGCAGAACGAGCGGACCGCCGAAGTGCTGGTCAATCGCTTTTGGCAGCGGTACTTGGGTCGCGGCATTGTCGAACCGGTGGACGATTGGGAGCAAGGGACGCCGTCGCATCCGGAACTGCTAGAGTACCTGGCACGCCAGTTCATCGAGAGTGGATACGACATGAAGCAGTTGGCCCGCGCGATCTTCAATTCGCAGGCCTATCAACGCCAGACATCGAGCGACCTGAAGCTTAACAAGCTGTTCGCAGCACCCGTTCGTCGCCGCTTGTCGGCCGAGCAAGTACTCGATTCGCTATTTGCGGCCGCGGACAAGCGCTTGCACTGCGAAGAGTTGAATATCGACGTCGATGGCAGCCGCTTGGAAGCATCTTCCATCAGTTTGGGCTTGCCCGAGCGAGCCTGGCAGTTCACGTCGCTCTCAAACGAACGAGATCGTCCGAGTTTGTCGTTGCCGAGTGCTCAGCCTCACTTGAACGTGCTCGAAGCGTTTGGCTGGCGAGCATCGCGGCAAGATCCGCTGACCGTGCGCGAAAAAGAGCCCACGGTATTGCAACCCGCGGTTATTGCCAATGGAACCGCGGCGAAGCGGATCGCGCAGATGTCGGAAGATAGTCGCTTCACTCGTGCGGCAGTGGGAGCAAAGTCGCCTGCCGACTTCACGCGCGAAGTCTATCTGCAAATCCTTGGTCGCGAACCAACGGCTGGTGAATTTTCGCTCGGCAACGAATTGCTGACCGCTGGTTTCGACAAACGTCTGACTGGTGCGAAGGCTGGGCCAATCCCCAGTCAGCCCGCGCGGGACGGAGTCTCATGGTCGAACCATTTGCAATCGAAGGCCAACGAGATTCGCGTGCAGCGGGCTGAAGAAGTTGAGCGCGGCGATCCCCCAACGACTTTGCTGACCGAAGACTGGCGGATGCGCGCCGAGGATCTGGTTTGGGCGCTCATGAACTCCCCCGAGTTTGTGTTCGTGCCGTAG
- a CDS encoding DUF1501 domain-containing protein, whose protein sequence is MSLIEPSPGFTRRQLIERLGGGLGLAGLLPLLGDSPASAAQLQFRPRAKRVIQLFMNGGPFQADFFDPKPLLAKYEGQRPEEVVLRTERVTAGLLASPFAYSKHGSSGLPISELLPNLAKFADDLCVLRSLHTDNPNHGPALYQMNNGTITPRRPSMGSWFLYGLGSENQNLPGYVVLCPGRPVRFAELWTSAFLPAQFQGTYINHSNLAPAAMIPFLKNGSMTTTSQRQQLDLLQSLNREHLAERGADDQLDARINSLETAFRMQTEAADAFDISHEPKAIRAEYGEGKFADACLLARRLAERGVRFTQIYYGNGQPWDTHSKHHEQVRTLAKAIDQPIAALLADLKRTGLLEDTLVVWGGEFGRTPTSENGDGRDHNHYGFTMCLAGGGVRGGMTYGETDDFGFRAVQNKVHIHDLHATILYLLGINHEKLTYRYSGRDFRLTDVHGRILQEIVT, encoded by the coding sequence GCGCAGCTGCAATTCAGACCCCGCGCCAAGCGCGTCATTCAACTCTTCATGAACGGCGGCCCCTTCCAGGCCGACTTTTTCGATCCCAAACCATTGCTGGCGAAATACGAAGGGCAGCGTCCCGAGGAAGTGGTGCTGCGCACCGAGCGAGTCACAGCTGGCTTGCTGGCATCTCCGTTCGCCTATTCCAAGCATGGCTCCAGCGGATTGCCGATCAGTGAGTTGTTACCGAACCTGGCGAAGTTTGCGGACGACCTCTGCGTTCTCCGCTCGCTACACACCGACAATCCGAACCATGGTCCGGCCTTGTATCAAATGAACAACGGCACCATCACGCCGCGCCGGCCGAGCATGGGGTCGTGGTTTCTGTATGGTCTGGGGAGCGAGAATCAGAACCTGCCCGGCTATGTTGTTCTTTGTCCAGGTCGCCCCGTACGGTTTGCCGAACTGTGGACGAGCGCGTTCCTGCCGGCTCAGTTCCAAGGAACCTACATCAATCATTCCAATCTCGCGCCAGCAGCGATGATACCGTTCTTAAAGAACGGATCGATGACGACGACCTCGCAGCGGCAGCAACTCGACCTGCTCCAGTCGCTGAATCGCGAACATCTCGCCGAGCGTGGCGCAGACGACCAACTGGATGCCCGAATCAACTCGCTGGAAACGGCCTTTCGGATGCAAACCGAAGCGGCCGACGCCTTTGATATCAGTCACGAGCCCAAGGCGATTCGCGCCGAGTATGGCGAAGGCAAATTTGCCGATGCCTGCTTGCTCGCCCGCCGACTGGCCGAGCGAGGTGTGCGCTTCACGCAGATTTATTACGGCAATGGTCAACCGTGGGATACGCACAGCAAGCATCACGAACAGGTGCGGACCCTGGCTAAGGCGATCGATCAGCCGATCGCCGCGTTGCTGGCCGACCTGAAGCGGACGGGCCTGCTGGAAGATACGCTCGTCGTTTGGGGCGGCGAGTTTGGCCGCACGCCAACTTCAGAAAATGGCGATGGCCGCGACCACAATCATTATGGCTTTACCATGTGTCTGGCTGGCGGCGGCGTTCGCGGCGGCATGACCTACGGCGAAACAGACGACTTCGGCTTTCGCGCAGTGCAGAACAAAGTTCATATTCACGACTTGCATGCCACGATTCTCTACTTGCTCGGCATCAATCACGAGAAACTAACGTATCGATACTCCGGTCGCGATTTTCGATTGACCGACGTTCACGGTCGCATCCTTCAAGAAATAGTCACTTAA
- a CDS encoding aspartate aminotransferase family protein, whose translation MSRITEHYQRARKSLAGGVSASTRVNRALGHPMYFSRAAGCQVWDFDGRDYYDLCCSHGATLLGHGDERITRAVHEAIAAGAACSYENETHAELAELLCDSIPAFERVRFTGSGTEATMHTIRLARAFTGRTKLLKIEGHFHGYHDQVMFAIGSPPSPLTAESAPGTWPASSGMPAELVEQLVVVPFNRTDLLAEALAKYGDELAAVICEPVFYNAGCILPSREFIRVMREETRRRGVLLIFDEVQSAFRMGPGGAQAHLGITPDLCTVGKAVGGTYPLSVFGGRADIMARLQPEGDCQHSGTYNGHPVVVAAALAALKAYLEPGFYEHVFAIADRLYTGINDVFDRYELPGRAIGLGARFGIYFGIDDQPQDFRDTLQHSRTLMLQFIRAAIEHGVYLHDYGGGACHHGFCAAMTTADVDQTLDRLAAAVQSMQPTGQRTLAAH comes from the coding sequence ATGTCACGAATCACCGAACACTATCAGCGAGCTCGCAAGTCTTTGGCCGGCGGCGTGAGTGCCTCGACGCGAGTCAACCGCGCGCTGGGCCATCCGATGTACTTCTCTCGGGCGGCCGGTTGTCAGGTTTGGGATTTCGACGGCCGCGATTACTACGACCTGTGCTGCAGCCACGGGGCAACTCTGCTGGGCCACGGCGACGAGCGGATCACCCGCGCTGTACATGAGGCCATCGCCGCAGGTGCAGCTTGCTCGTATGAGAATGAGACACATGCGGAACTGGCGGAACTTCTGTGCGACAGCATTCCAGCTTTCGAGCGAGTACGTTTCACGGGGTCTGGAACCGAAGCCACCATGCACACCATTCGGTTGGCACGAGCGTTCACTGGGCGTACGAAACTTCTCAAGATCGAAGGGCATTTTCACGGCTATCACGATCAGGTGATGTTCGCGATCGGTTCGCCGCCAAGTCCCTTGACGGCGGAATCGGCCCCCGGCACCTGGCCAGCGTCGTCAGGTATGCCTGCCGAGTTGGTTGAGCAACTGGTCGTGGTTCCATTCAATCGGACCGATCTGCTCGCCGAAGCCCTCGCGAAGTACGGTGATGAACTGGCCGCCGTCATTTGCGAACCAGTCTTCTACAATGCCGGCTGCATACTTCCCTCGCGCGAGTTCATCCGCGTCATGCGCGAGGAAACTCGCCGGCGCGGGGTATTGCTCATCTTCGACGAAGTTCAATCCGCCTTCCGAATGGGGCCCGGCGGTGCGCAGGCGCATCTCGGCATCACACCCGACCTATGCACCGTGGGCAAGGCGGTGGGAGGCACATATCCACTCAGCGTGTTTGGTGGCCGGGCAGATATCATGGCCCGCCTGCAACCCGAGGGGGACTGCCAGCACAGCGGAACGTACAACGGCCATCCGGTGGTTGTCGCAGCGGCGCTCGCCGCGCTTAAGGCCTATCTCGAACCGGGATTCTACGAGCACGTGTTCGCGATTGCCGACCGCCTGTACACGGGAATCAACGACGTCTTCGATCGCTACGAACTTCCCGGGCGAGCGATCGGCCTGGGAGCTCGGTTTGGCATCTACTTCGGCATCGACGATCAGCCCCAGGATTTCCGCGATACGTTGCAGCACAGTCGCACGCTGATGCTGCAGTTCATTCGCGCGGCAATCGAACATGGCGTTTATTTACACGATTACGGTGGCGGTGCGTGCCATCACGGCTTTTGCGCCGCGATGACCACGGCCGATGTCGACCAGACGCTCGACCGGCTCGCTGCAGCAGTCCAGTCGATGCAGCCGACGGGGCAGCGCACCCTTGCCGCGCACTAA
- a CDS encoding alkaline phosphatase D family protein, which translates to MSDSLSRRSFVIGSGAALAATANSAALASAAAKELGVLGPLVGHVGAQTAILWARIPIAGRYALELATTEPDSVPLEEIGDFFAKTDFTGRWRFEELRPSTTYRYRLVPSAKLGGLEIEGTFRTAPHQDLKTKVSLAFGSCATEDEGSRSVWRRIRAEKVDGLILCGDTPYIDSTDLTKQRQRYREFSAVEEFQDIARTIPVWGTWDDHDFGKNDADGRLRGKENARQAFTEYRALSNFGDGKTGIYTCFRYGPVEVFVIDARWFANTEPSPVEPNKSTLLGAAQWEWLKAGLKSSTAPWKVLATGMIWDAKLNGEKDHWEFYAHERRAIFDFIRAERIGGVVLLGGDIHVSRALRYAAENTVGYPLYQFITSPIHHRVIPALNNEHPDLLFSAVKPHTFLKLTCDATGPDPQLTARFLNRDGELLFDEITLSLKDISHPA; encoded by the coding sequence ATGTCCGATTCACTTTCCCGTCGCAGCTTTGTCATCGGGTCGGGGGCTGCACTGGCTGCCACAGCAAACTCCGCGGCGTTGGCCTCAGCAGCAGCGAAGGAACTCGGTGTTCTCGGACCGCTCGTGGGGCACGTCGGTGCTCAGACGGCAATTCTCTGGGCGAGAATCCCGATTGCGGGACGATACGCACTGGAGCTTGCAACCACAGAGCCCGACAGTGTGCCGCTGGAGGAGATTGGCGATTTCTTCGCGAAGACGGACTTCACCGGGCGCTGGCGTTTCGAAGAGTTGCGGCCGAGCACGACGTATCGCTATCGACTGGTTCCCAGCGCCAAGCTGGGAGGGCTGGAAATCGAGGGAACGTTTCGGACCGCCCCGCACCAAGATCTCAAAACAAAAGTCAGCCTGGCGTTCGGCTCTTGCGCGACCGAAGACGAAGGCTCTCGCTCGGTGTGGCGCCGCATCCGCGCTGAAAAAGTCGATGGGCTGATCCTGTGTGGCGACACTCCATATATCGATAGTACCGACCTGACCAAACAGCGCCAGCGATATCGCGAATTCAGCGCTGTCGAAGAGTTTCAGGACATTGCCCGCACCATTCCCGTATGGGGCACCTGGGACGATCACGACTTCGGCAAGAACGATGCCGACGGCCGTTTGCGGGGCAAAGAGAACGCGCGCCAGGCCTTTACCGAGTATCGCGCGCTATCGAATTTTGGCGACGGCAAGACAGGCATCTACACCTGCTTTCGCTATGGTCCGGTGGAAGTGTTTGTCATCGACGCGCGGTGGTTTGCCAACACCGAGCCTTCGCCCGTGGAACCGAACAAATCAACTCTGCTAGGCGCCGCGCAGTGGGAATGGCTCAAAGCCGGACTAAAGTCATCGACCGCACCTTGGAAGGTGCTGGCCACGGGCATGATTTGGGATGCCAAACTCAATGGCGAAAAGGATCATTGGGAGTTCTACGCTCACGAGCGGCGGGCCATTTTCGACTTCATTCGCGCAGAGCGGATCGGCGGCGTCGTGCTGCTGGGCGGCGATATCCACGTCTCGCGCGCGTTGCGTTACGCGGCCGAAAACACGGTGGGCTATCCGCTCTATCAGTTCATCACGTCCCCCATCCATCACCGCGTAATTCCCGCCCTGAACAATGAGCACCCCGACCTGCTGTTCTCGGCAGTGAAGCCGCACACGTTTTTGAAATTGACCTGCGACGCGACCGGGCCCGATCCACAACTGACTGCCCGCTTTTTGAATCGTGATGGCGAACTGTTGTTCGACGAGATCACACTGTCGTTGAAGGACATCTCGCATCCTGCTTAG
- a CDS encoding DUF1559 domain-containing protein, with translation MRSSTIVLRPLRGFTLVELLVVIAIIGVLMALLLPAVQAARESARRMSCTNNMKQIGLALHMHHDSKLVLPPGTTGGGGVGTDVGKPPCPTETTWIAFLFPYLEQTAIDSLIDWNQVGANFYTTGGLKVTPLKVPLFLCPSDTKPDPNTTYNPTVFGRGNYVANNGIGPAIEYRSGPGHTTPPMMARPGGAFFINSWLGFRELSDGLTQTVMISEIRCPKNTLDGRGIMHYPEGPLYHHNRTPNSLVPDEIRTAWCQNTPQAPCVGAYAAFNSIRDIRSARSNHFGGVNILLGDGSVRFVSEVVSQSIWEAVSTVNDGETVGDY, from the coding sequence ATGAGATCGAGCACGATTGTTCTGCGTCCGCTGCGCGGATTTACGCTGGTTGAACTGCTGGTTGTTATCGCCATCATTGGCGTGCTAATGGCTCTGTTGCTGCCTGCGGTGCAGGCAGCGCGTGAGTCTGCACGGCGAATGTCGTGCACGAACAATATGAAGCAGATTGGCCTCGCGCTGCACATGCACCACGACTCGAAGCTGGTCTTGCCACCAGGCACGACGGGGGGCGGCGGAGTGGGAACTGACGTAGGCAAACCTCCATGCCCCACAGAAACCACCTGGATCGCATTCCTGTTCCCCTATCTGGAGCAAACCGCCATTGATTCGTTAATCGATTGGAACCAGGTTGGTGCCAACTTTTATACGACGGGCGGGCTGAAAGTAACGCCGCTCAAAGTCCCGCTGTTTCTCTGCCCTTCCGACACCAAGCCCGATCCTAACACCACCTATAACCCCACCGTCTTCGGGCGTGGAAACTACGTCGCGAACAATGGAATCGGGCCAGCGATTGAGTATCGATCCGGCCCTGGGCACACCACCCCGCCGATGATGGCGCGTCCCGGGGGAGCCTTCTTCATTAACAGTTGGCTGGGCTTCCGCGAGTTGAGCGATGGTTTGACTCAAACCGTCATGATCTCGGAAATTCGCTGCCCCAAGAACACGCTCGATGGCCGCGGGATCATGCACTATCCCGAGGGTCCGCTGTATCACCACAACCGCACGCCAAACAGCCTTGTTCCCGATGAGATCCGGACTGCCTGGTGCCAGAACACGCCTCAGGCACCCTGTGTCGGCGCTTATGCGGCCTTCAACTCCATCCGAGATATTCGCTCGGCTCGCAGCAACCACTTTGGTGGCGTCAATATATTGTTGGGCGATGGCAGCGTGCGGTTTGTGAGTGAAGTGGTCAGCCAGAGCATCTGGGAGGCGGTTTCCACCGTGAATGACGGCGAAACAGTCGGCGACTACTAA
- a CDS encoding DUF1559 family PulG-like putative transporter produces MRQSPHCSRATLLRGFTLVELLVVIAIIGVLMALLLPAVQAARDAARMAQSKNNLKQICLATLNFEDSHGHLPPGFVWSNRQYNTPGYTDGSLFLQILPYLEEKNRQDVATSAATAFYAITYEKTPPKVMMNPCDSTLPSNGSKYHPGTSTNYAVGCYAANFQTFGCITKNSSVATAAATVNTRTAAKITDGLSNTIGFTEKQSILRINGSYSEVTYFAYSNTSYFGHIPVFAVDQSTIVTPIQYAGSGTLAVPAAATGPASKFQVMPKTTGSTNLADWYRAHAPRPSGILVALMDGSVRHVSSSIAADTWWSAVTPDGGEVLTGDW; encoded by the coding sequence ATGCGTCAATCACCTCATTGCTCACGAGCGACCCTGCTTCGAGGTTTCACCCTTGTCGAACTGCTGGTTGTGATTGCGATCATTGGCGTGCTGATGGCGCTGCTGCTGCCGGCGGTCCAGGCTGCTCGCGACGCCGCGCGAATGGCGCAGAGCAAGAACAACCTCAAACAGATTTGCCTTGCCACACTCAATTTTGAAGATTCACACGGGCACTTGCCGCCGGGTTTTGTGTGGAGCAACCGCCAGTACAACACCCCGGGTTACACCGACGGATCTCTGTTTCTGCAGATCCTCCCCTATCTCGAAGAGAAAAATCGACAGGATGTGGCCACCAGTGCTGCCACCGCCTTCTATGCGATCACCTACGAAAAAACGCCCCCAAAGGTAATGATGAACCCCTGCGATTCGACCTTGCCTTCGAATGGTTCGAAGTATCATCCGGGTACGAGCACGAACTATGCAGTCGGCTGTTATGCGGCCAACTTTCAGACGTTCGGTTGCATCACGAAAAACAGCAGCGTCGCCACTGCGGCGGCAACGGTGAATACGCGCACCGCAGCCAAGATCACCGATGGGCTCTCCAATACGATTGGTTTCACCGAGAAGCAGTCGATTCTGCGGATCAACGGCAGCTATAGCGAAGTTACGTACTTCGCCTATTCAAACACGAGTTATTTCGGTCATATCCCGGTTTTTGCCGTCGACCAAAGTACGATCGTAACGCCAATTCAATACGCGGGCTCCGGCACATTAGCAGTGCCGGCGGCGGCGACCGGACCAGCTTCCAAATTTCAGGTAATGCCCAAGACTACGGGCTCGACGAATTTAGCCGACTGGTATCGGGCTCACGCCCCACGACCATCTGGCATTCTGGTGGCGCTCATGGATGGCAGCGTGCGACACGTTAGCAGCAGTATTGCGGCCGACACATGGTGGTCGGCCGTCACACCCGATGGGGGCGAAGTGCTGACAGGCGACTGGTAG
- a CDS encoding substrate-binding domain-containing protein: MTAEISPRYVQIADQLHARAKSRDVGSPLSVRKVASEFGVSSVTATRALQLFRVRLVDQAVSVREAQDNSAAKLERWAVCLHVSPGPHQHAAAQLTADGFRSLTAEGGLSFDFDSLRPGEQPDAKRIKAGIATTVASGAKGIFFLPSRVSHDSMLADELLLQSAAAAGLPVVLLERNLRGNDRPLARDLVSFHDFEGGRLLTRHLQEQGRRRIAFLTGSPTSSHLERLAGYLSALHSSGAQEPLVVEQSATGNPGAVYTELANRLIEWQADGVICYHEYAAVGIIMELLRRGRAVPADTAVAAFYNLGLGESYSIGITAYSYPAKTVAARALDIMRWRLKAPDAPPLKVVVPGELIVRNSSCSSPVAER; encoded by the coding sequence ATGACCGCCGAAATCTCTCCCCGGTACGTTCAGATCGCGGACCAACTTCACGCACGAGCGAAGAGTCGTGACGTTGGTTCGCCACTTAGTGTGCGCAAAGTGGCCAGTGAGTTCGGCGTTTCTTCCGTCACGGCAACCCGAGCCCTGCAATTATTTCGCGTCCGCCTTGTCGACCAGGCGGTCTCGGTTCGCGAGGCCCAGGACAATAGCGCTGCAAAACTCGAGCGGTGGGCAGTCTGCCTGCATGTTTCACCTGGTCCCCATCAGCACGCGGCCGCGCAACTTACAGCCGATGGTTTTCGCTCGTTGACTGCGGAAGGTGGCCTCTCTTTCGATTTCGATAGCTTGCGACCGGGCGAGCAGCCGGACGCGAAGCGGATCAAGGCCGGTATCGCGACCACAGTCGCTAGTGGAGCGAAAGGCATTTTCTTTTTGCCGTCGCGCGTCAGCCACGATTCGATGCTCGCCGATGAATTGCTGCTGCAGTCGGCTGCCGCTGCGGGGCTCCCAGTGGTGCTGCTCGAACGGAATCTGCGTGGAAACGACCGCCCTCTCGCGCGAGACCTGGTTAGTTTTCACGATTTTGAAGGTGGCCGGCTGCTTACGCGCCACCTGCAAGAACAAGGTCGCCGGCGCATCGCCTTTTTGACCGGCTCGCCCACCAGCAGCCACCTCGAACGTCTCGCGGGATATCTTTCCGCACTCCATTCCTCCGGTGCGCAGGAGCCCCTCGTCGTCGAGCAATCTGCGACCGGCAATCCCGGGGCTGTGTACACCGAGCTCGCCAATCGCTTGATCGAGTGGCAAGCCGACGGAGTCATTTGCTACCACGAATACGCGGCCGTGGGGATCATCATGGAATTGCTGCGCCGCGGTCGAGCCGTACCTGCTGATACGGCCGTAGCCGCGTTTTACAACTTGGGACTTGGCGAAAGCTATTCCATTGGCATTACCGCATATTCGTATCCCGCGAAGACGGTCGCCGCTCGCGCACTCGACATCATGCGCTGGCGACTGAAGGCGCCGGATGCTCCGCCGCTGAAAGTGGTCGTGCCCGGCGAACTGATCGTGCGCAACAGCTCCTGCTCATCACCAGTTGCCGAGCGATGA